From uncultured Desulfobacter sp.:
GAATTTTCCATGGCCTGAATTGCATTGAGGCACAGGTTCAGCACTACCTGTTTCAATCTATCCGCATCCGCATTGATCTGGGGCAGCCCAGATTCGATATCTGTGTTTATTTCGATATTTTCTGCATCCGGTTCATAGGCGATCAACTGCAGGCATTCGGAAACAAGTGCTCCAACATCGACCGGATTTCCTGAAACGGCTACCGGTTTGGAAAGTTCTACCAGCTCCCCTACCACTCGATTCAGCCTGTCTACCTCTTTGGTCATCGTGTCGGCTATCGTGAAGTTCTCAGAATCATGATCAAAAATTTCTTTGAAAAAAGTAGCGTATCCTTTCAGGGAACTCAAAGGATTTCTTATCTCATGAGCCACTCCGGCAGCAAGCCTGCCGATTGCAGCAAGCCGTTTATTTTGTTCAATCTCAGTTCTAAGACGATGAAGTTCCGTTTTATCCCGCAGGATCAGCAGGGTGCCCAGAGAAATTCCCTCTTTATCAAATAGCTGACTGACAATTGCCTCTAATGTACGCTCTGACTTGTCATCTCTTTTAATTATGATCTCTTTTTCAATCAGTCCCTTTTGGCCTGGAATTGTTTTAAACAGATGTCTAATTTCACCGGGAAGAACATTATCGATGCCTTGCAGGTTAAGCTCCTGAGATATTCCCAGAATAGATGAAGCTGCAGGATTAATTGAAATGACCCGGCGGTTCATATCTGTGGCGATTAACCCTATCGGCATATTTTCCACAAGATTATCAGAGAACACCTGTATTCTTGAAAGAGATGATCTGGCCTGACTGTACCGCTGAACGATAAATACCAGGACGAACCCGGTAAACCCTATCAACGCCAGAATGATCCCCATCATTATCGCATGCTGGGTATCGTTCCTGTCCGCACTTGTGATCAATTCCATGTCAAGGCCGACAAAAATTATCGTATCTTTATACAAATCAATCTCATTGAACCAATTACCATGCATTCTGTGATGCATGCCCATCATCAAATCCGAGTTTTGTGATCTGTTCGTGTTTATCGGTGAAAATTTTTTGTGAACCTCAAATACCTTATTATCGTTTTGATCTTCTATAATCCTCCATCCGGTTTTATTCTCCTTGATCACAGTCTGAAGATCCAAATCCCGGCCATACAGGTTTCCTTCTTTCTCTTTCTGATTGTGAACCAGTATCTCCCCATCCTTATTTATAATAAAAAGGTAAGAAATGTCGGGCAGTGCCGCAGTTTCCTTCAGCAAATTTTCCATAGCAGTACCGGACCACTTCATATTCATCATCCCTGTATAGGTTCCGGCCTCAAATGCCCTGATCAATGCAGTGCTCTTTTCAAGCAACAGGTTTATACTTTGCTCTTTTTGCTTGTTGATCCTGTCAATCGTCATGAAGGCAAAAATTGGGAAAAGAACAATAATAGTTCCAATAAGAATCAGGGGAGGGATATTCGTTGTAATTTTAGTTTTTTTCATTTATGGATTTTATTAAACAGGCTCTAAGGGACCCGGAAGAGTCATTCAAGGCCTGAACCCAGACACCCTTTTGAGCTGATTTTCCAGGTGTTCCCGGACATAGGGTGTCATGTCGGAAAAATATAACCCGATCCCGCCCGAATCTGTTCTGGCCACAGTGCCGTTAAGTTTAAAAGGCCGGGTCTGGCCGGGAAGGGAAAAGACGATTTTTGCCGGTACCCCAATATCCGGATTCATCCTGGATTTGATAAACACCCCGGAAGCACTCAGATCCTTAGCATGAGACTGTATAACTTTATCACCGATCAGAATATCCACTTCAATGGGTTTATTCACCCGGGAATAGGATCTGGGCTCCTTGATATTGAGAATACATTCCAAAATATCCTCTTGCTGGTCATCGGCCAGGGAACTGAGTTCCGACATTATCTCATCCAGGAGCGACTTGTCTTTTGAAAATTTATCCGTCACTTTTTAACTCCTTGTCTTTAATCGCTTGTTTCAGATCCTGTGCGGTAAAAATCGTATTATGTTTAAGCCCTAAAATCCGGGCCGCTGTTTTTACGGCGTCGGTAAAAGAGCCCCCTGACTGCCTCAGGTCTTTGAGGGCATGCGCCCCCCTTGATTTTGATAACTTTTCGCCATTATCCCCCAGAACAAGCCCGTGATGAATAAACCGGCATGCCGGAAATGAAGAAAATCCAAAACATTGGGCAAGATAAATCTGGGCAGCACTGGACAAGAGAAGGTCCCGCCCCCGGACTATAAAATTGATACCTCCTTCTTCATCTTCCAAAAGGCTTGCCAAATGATAACTGGGTTGATCATCCTTGCGCCAGAGGACAAAATCACCAAATGTGCCGGCCAGATCAATGCGCTGATCGTTGACCTGAATGCAGGCATCATTTTTCACCCTTAACCGGACAGCATGAAAACCGGGTTCAAATGCAAGGCCTGCACTCCGGCATGTGCCTGGATACAGTCCATTGGGCGATATTTTTTTTATGGATGCCCGGCTGCACCGGCAAACAAAGGTATTTTGCCCTGTTTTGTTTGTTTTATTTAGGGCCTGCAATCTGTCCCGGTAATACTCTTTTTTTTTTTGCAAGGAATAATTTTGATAGAAATCATCCGGCCCTGCCGGTCCTGTATCCCAGTCCAGTCCCAGCCAATCAAGACTGGTGAAAATATCTTCCAGCACATCCGGTCTGAAACGGATACCGTCCATATCATCAATGCGCAGATGAAGGCGTCCCTCACGGCTTCTGACAATGGCCCAGGTCACCAAAAAATTTACCGCATTGCCGAGGTGCAAAAAACCGCTGGGGGTTGGTGCAAGGCGTGAAACCGGATTGACCGGTACATTGGAAAGGCACACAGGTAAATTGTTTTCAAAGGTGATGGATGTTCCCTGCAATGGGTTTTACCTTGTCTTCTAAATTTTTACATATTTGTGAGCTACCCAAGCCTAAAGGCCTTGGGCTTCCTGCTTCACAGAGGTTAGCCCACCACCCAAAAAGGTAGTAGGTCTTACATCCTCTCCACAGGCTTGAAGTTCCGTGGCTCCCACGGTATTGAAATTACATATGTTTATTGCAGCATTGATATCCCTATCGTGCTCTGCTGAGCACTTAGGGCAGGTCCAGAACCTGTGCTGCAACTTTAAATCATTATTAACGTACCCGCAAACATTGCAGGTTTTACTGGAAGGGAAAAATCTATCAACTGACTGTACGCCGGCACCGTATTGACATGCTTTGTATTCACATTGCAATTTAAACGTATTCCAGCCGCTGTCACTGATTGATTTGGCTAAACTATGGCACTTCACCATACCGGCAACATTCAGGTTTTCGAGACTGACTGTCCCGTGGCTGCGCACTAGCCGGTTGCTGAGCTTATGGAGAAAATCAGAGCGTTGATTCGCTATTTTCTCGTGAAGTACTGCAACACGGCGCCGCGCCTTAGCTCTATTGGCGCTTCCCTTCTTGGTTCGACTAAGTGCCTTCTGAAGACGCCTGAGTTTTTTCTCAGCCGCTCTCAAGTAGGCGGGATGCGCCACCTTTTCACCGGTGGACAGCGTAGCGAAGTGATGCAATCCCAAGTCAACACCCACAGCCGGCAGATTATTAGAGAATTCACATATTTCAAGCTCACACTGTACCGAAACAAAATACTTACCGCTCTTGGTTTTCGAGACGGTGGCATTTTTCGGTACACCTTCAGTGGGACGGTGCAATACCGGTGCGACCCACCCGACTTTGGGAAGGTAAATCTGAGAGTCTGTGAGTTTGAAACGTTGTGGATACCTAATCGCTTGATGACTGTTTTTGTTCTTAAACGTGGGATAGCCTGCACGGCCTTGAAAGAAGTTTACATAGGCAGTGTCCAGATCTTTGAGCTTCTGCTGCAGCACCTGGGAGTCTGCTTCTTTGAGCCACGGCAGACTCTGTTTCAGCTTAGGCAGTAAAAGTGCTGTGGCTGTATAGGAAAGGCCTTTGCCGGTTTCTTTAAACGCTTGCTTACGAGCGTCAAGCCCGTAGTTGAAAATGAAACGCGCATGCCCGAACTGTACAGCCAACTGTTGTTGTTGTTGCTGCTGCTGCTGCTTATTCGGGTAGATACGGTACTTATATGCACGACGTATTTTCATAATTTTATTAATAGTACATTTTACCTATTTTGTCTAGGGAAAAATGCTAAAGCAAAAACTTATATCCCACACCTAAAGGAGTGGGTTTTACGGCCTAAAGGCCAGGACTATAAAATTCCAAGACCTATTTCATGGTAACCACCGGGCAAGGGGCATTGAGGACCACGGCCTGGGCGGTGGAACCTAGCAGTAGTTTTCCCACCTTGGTTCTGTTTTTCACACCGATAATGATTTCGTCTGCCTGGGTTTCTTTTGCAAAATTAACCAGATCATCTCCGGAATCAATGCCGCGAATCAGTAAATGGGTTTCACAGGGAATATTTTTCCTGTCAAAATGGGTTTTGGCCTTTTCCAGTGCGGCTTCCGCCTCAGTGATCAAGTCCTGATCCTTTTCCATACCCTCGGACATTATGGTAACGATCAATACTGTTGCATTAAAAAGTTGAGCCCGTTTCAATGCAAGTTCAAGAAGATTTTCCGCCTGGTTTGTGCCATGCTTGTAGCCCACGATAAGTTTCATCTACCATTCCTTAATTTGTACATTTTTAATGTGTCTAAATGGCCTATCCTAAAATAATTTTGACCCCGGCCGCAAGAATAAAAAGCATTTACGCCTCCTGTCATACCGGCCCATGACCATAGAGTCGGCTTTATAAAAGATTTTAAATAACAAAACAAGACAAACTGTCCCCTCCTCAGCTATCTCCAATTGACTTTAATGACGATTCGAGCCTTTGTAAAGCCGAATTAAAAGGTGTAGCCCATGGAAAAATAAAAGCACCCCTTGCTTTCATCGGCTCGGGGGTTCAATTTCCAACCGTACAGCAAACTAATGGGCCCCACCGGTGTCTGACGGCGCAGACCAATACCAGCACTGCTTCTGAATGATTCCGAGATTCCCGGTTCCTGGATTTGGGTTAAGGCGCCGGTGTCAAAAAACAGAGCGAACTCATAGTTTAAACTCAAATCGTATCGGGCTTCCACAGAGGCGAGCATCATGGACCTGCCCCCCACGGCATTGTCGTCATCATCATACTGCAGCATGTTTTCATCAAACCCCCTTACGGTTGACGCACCACCCAGATAATAGAGTTGATCATCGGAAATATTGGTATTGCCCCCGTAAGTGTCCATGTATCCATAGCGGCCACGCATGGCGATAACCAGGTCGCTGGTAACCGGAAAATAATACCGCAGCTCCAGACCGTACTTGTAAAAGTCATCAAGGCTGGAATCAGGGCCTTTGAATACATCAAAGGTTGTCGATGCAAACACCCCCTTTCGGGGGCGGACAAGGGAGTCTGTGGTACGCCAGGTTATACCTGTATTCATCTGGCCGATATGGCGAACCCCATAATCGTCCTCTTCATCATCATCAAGTTCACGATCCACCCTTAAATACCGGTCCCGGTATTCATACCCCCCGCCTAAGGAAAGGTTGATCTTCTTATCTTTAAAATTACGCAGAAACGTCTGGGACAGACCATAGGTTCTGATGCCGTAGTCTTTGTTGAACGCCTCATTTTCTTTTGTATAAACCTTGGTTGTGGAAGTGAAGCGGGTAGAAAAAAACC
This genomic window contains:
- a CDS encoding ATP-binding protein, whose amino-acid sequence is MKKTKITTNIPPLILIGTIIVLFPIFAFMTIDRINKQKEQSINLLLEKSTALIRAFEAGTYTGMMNMKWSGTAMENLLKETAALPDISYLFIINKDGEILVHNQKEKEGNLYGRDLDLQTVIKENKTGWRIIEDQNDNKVFEVHKKFSPINTNRSQNSDLMMGMHHRMHGNWFNEIDLYKDTIIFVGLDMELITSADRNDTQHAIMMGIILALIGFTGFVLVFIVQRYSQARSSLSRIQVFSDNLVENMPIGLIATDMNRRVISINPAASSILGISQELNLQGIDNVLPGEIRHLFKTIPGQKGLIEKEIIIKRDDKSERTLEAIVSQLFDKEGISLGTLLILRDKTELHRLRTEIEQNKRLAAIGRLAAGVAHEIRNPLSSLKGYATFFKEIFDHDSENFTIADTMTKEVDRLNRVVGELVELSKPVAVSGNPVDVGALVSECLQLIAYEPDAENIEINTDIESGLPQINADADRLKQVVLNLCLNAIQAMENSGVLNIKIYNEVSGETIIIEVSDTGCGIKQEELHDIFEPYFTTKLSGTGLGLSIVQNIVKAHNGRIEVSSKQGKGTVFKVFLPQRIS
- a CDS encoding PilZ domain-containing protein, with the protein product MTDKFSKDKSLLDEIMSELSSLADDQQEDILECILNIKEPRSYSRVNKPIEVDILIGDKVIQSHAKDLSASGVFIKSRMNPDIGVPAKIVFSLPGQTRPFKLNGTVARTDSGGIGLYFSDMTPYVREHLENQLKRVSGFRP
- a CDS encoding glutamate--tRNA ligase family protein, producing the protein MQGTSITFENNLPVCLSNVPVNPVSRLAPTPSGFLHLGNAVNFLVTWAIVRSREGRLHLRIDDMDGIRFRPDVLEDIFTSLDWLGLDWDTGPAGPDDFYQNYSLQKKKEYYRDRLQALNKTNKTGQNTFVCRCSRASIKKISPNGLYPGTCRSAGLAFEPGFHAVRLRVKNDACIQVNDQRIDLAGTFGDFVLWRKDDQPSYHLASLLEDEEGGINFIVRGRDLLLSSAAQIYLAQCFGFSSFPACRFIHHGLVLGDNGEKLSKSRGAHALKDLRQSGGSFTDAVKTAARILGLKHNTIFTAQDLKQAIKDKELKSDG
- a CDS encoding RNA-guided endonuclease TnpB family protein, translating into MKIRRAYKYRIYPNKQQQQQQQQQLAVQFGHARFIFNYGLDARKQAFKETGKGLSYTATALLLPKLKQSLPWLKEADSQVLQQKLKDLDTAYVNFFQGRAGYPTFKNKNSHQAIRYPQRFKLTDSQIYLPKVGWVAPVLHRPTEGVPKNATVSKTKSGKYFVSVQCELEICEFSNNLPAVGVDLGLHHFATLSTGEKVAHPAYLRAAEKKLRRLQKALSRTKKGSANRAKARRRVAVLHEKIANQRSDFLHKLSNRLVRSHGTVSLENLNVAGMVKCHSLAKSISDSGWNTFKLQCEYKACQYGAGVQSVDRFFPSSKTCNVCGYVNNDLKLQHRFWTCPKCSAEHDRDINAAINICNFNTVGATELQACGEDVRPTTFLGGGLTSVKQEAQGL
- a CDS encoding universal stress protein, which gives rise to MKLIVGYKHGTNQAENLLELALKRAQLFNATVLIVTIMSEGMEKDQDLITEAEAALEKAKTHFDRKNIPCETHLLIRGIDSGDDLVNFAKETQADEIIIGVKNRTKVGKLLLGSTAQAVVLNAPCPVVTMK